The Mytilus trossulus isolate FHL-02 chromosome 3, PNRI_Mtr1.1.1.hap1, whole genome shotgun sequence genome contains a region encoding:
- the LOC134709958 gene encoding mRNA decay activator protein ZFP36L2-A-like, whose product MSSAQISAFYDVGDVLQQNRRNQQMKQFNERRATIGAMVSRNVNTHGMPSNSFITITQQNGVSTDLNQNENLHRKLDRSISEPIGDRALNSLSIQRNNVNSSRYKTELCRPFEESGHCKYGDKCQFAHGGHELRTLNRHPKYKTELCRTFHTIGFCPYGPRCHFVHNEDDQKLAEMVKNHEAMLAARRNPSSSSASTNNSARRPSNISFAGSDYSPPSSDSPSLSPASSDDFSRLSSCSSSMSGNSSTSSSPVFNYSADLQTIASLLQPLNVQTQMNNVNNSSIDSLSQQLNAILNLSYQQRNMNNNHNVFGDSWDVTPAPPSPPDSISGDSVGSASSLSSSGSFSSSQNTYGSPLDISKQLQIRLPIFNTLSQDD is encoded by the exons ATGTCTAGTGCTCAAATATCTGCATTTTATGATGTTGGTGATGTTCTTCAACAG AATCGCAGAAACCAACAGATGAAACAGTTCAATGAAAGAAGGGCTACAATTGGTGCTATGGTGTCTAGAAATGTAAATACACATGGTATGCCTTCAAATTCGTTCATTACAATTACACAACAGAATGGTGTTTCAACAGATCTTAATCAGAATGAGAATTTACATCGCAAGTTGGATAGGAGTATAAGTGAACCGATCGGTGACCGAGCTTTGAACAGTTTGAGTATTCAGAGGAATAATGTTAACTCGAGCCGTTACAAAACAGAATTGTGCCGACCTTTCGAGGAAAGTGGTCATTGTAAATATGGGGATAAGTGTCAATTTGCTCACGGTGGACATGAACTTCGTACATTGAATCGTCATCCCAAGTACAAAACAGAACTTTGCCGTACATTCCATACAATTGGATTTTGTCCGTATGGACCTAGGTGTCATTTCGTTCACAACGAAGATGACCAGAAGTTGGCCGAGATGGTCAAGAATCATGAAGCCATGTTGGCAGCACGTCGCAATCCATCTTCATCCTCAGCATCAACAAACAATTCCGCAAGAAGAccttcaaatatttcattcgcAGGATCTGATTACAGCCCTCCGTCCAGTGACAGTCCGAGTCTTAGTCCGGCTTCCAGTGACGACTTCAGCCGTCTTTCATCTTGTTCAAGTAGTATGTCTGGAAATTCATCTACTTCCAGCAGCCCTGTGTTCAATTATTCCGCTGATCTTCAGACAATTGCTTCATTGCTTCAGCCTTTGAATGTTCAAACTCAAATGAACAATGTAAATAACTCTTCAATTGACTCTTTGAGCCAGCAGCTTAATGCAATTTTGAACTTGTCGTATCAACAACGCAATATGAACAACAACCACAACGTGTTCGGGGATTCATGGGACGTGACACCAGCACCCCCTTCCCCTCCAGATAGTATCTCAGGCGATAGTGTGGGCAGTGCTAGCAGCTTAAGTAGTAGTGGCAGCTTTTCCTCATCTCAAAACACTTACGGGTCTCCATTAGACATTAGCAAGCAGTTGCAGATTCGACTTCCAATATTTAACACGCTTTCCCAGGACgattaa